The Mesorhizobium sp. AR02 genomic interval CATCCAGGTCGAGCGCGATCCTGCCGGCGCTGATCACCACGACACGGTCGGCGAGCGCGACGGCCTCGGCGACATCATGGGTGACCAGCACGGCGGTGAATTTCTGGGCGAGCCAGATGCGTTCCAGCAATTGCTGCATCTCGATGCGGGTCAGCGCGTCGAGCGCGCCGAGCGGCTCGTCGAGCGCCAGGATCTGCGGGTGGCCGACCAGGGCGCGGGCCAGCGCGACGCGCTGCTTCTGACCGCCGGACAGCACCGAGGGCCATTCATCGGCGCGATCTGCGAGGCCGACCTCGCCCAGAATGTCGAGCGCGCGTTGCCTTGCGTCCGCGCCGGCGGCGATGCCGGTCAGCCCGACCTCGACATTTCTGACCACGCTGGCCCAGGGCAGCAGGCGCGGCTCCTGGAACATGAAGCGGGTGCGGCTGTGGCCTTCCTCCTCGGCGCCCAGCGTCAGCGATCCCGATGTCGGCCGGTCGAGCCCCGCCAGCAGCCTGAGCAAAGTGCTCTTGCCGCAGCCGCTCTTGCCGATGACGGCGACGAACTGCCCGGCCGGCACGTCAAGGTCGATGCCGTCGAGCACGGTCTTGTCGCCGAAGCGTTTTTCCACGCCCTTGAAGGCGAAGGCGCGGCGTCCTTCGACCGATATCGCCGGGCGCGCCGGCGCTGGCGCGGCGACGAAGGAACGGACGGAGGTCAGGCTGGCGGCTGGCATCGAAACCTCATCCGTTCTGGAAGGCGGGATGCCAGCCGAGCGACAGCCGCTCGAGCAGGCGGGCGAGGCTGTCGGCGAGCTTGCCGAGCAGCGCGTAGATCAGGATCGACAGCACGACGACATCGATCAGCAGGAATTCGCGCGCCTGCATGGCCATGTAGCCGAGGCCGGAGCTGGCCGAGATGGTTTCGGCGACGATCAACGTCAGCCACATGATGCCCAAGGCGTAGCGCAGGCCGACGAAGATCGCCGGCAGCGCGCCGGGCAGGATGACGCGGAAGAACAGCGCGCGGCGGTCCATGCCGTAGACGCGGCCCATCTCGACCAGCTGCGGATCGACGC includes:
- a CDS encoding ATP-binding cassette domain-containing protein, whose product is MPAASLTSVRSFVAAPAPARPAISVEGRRAFAFKGVEKRFGDKTVLDGIDLDVPAGQFVAVIGKSGCGKSTLLRLLAGLDRPTSGSLTLGAEEEGHSRTRFMFQEPRLLPWASVVRNVEVGLTGIAAGADARQRALDILGEVGLADRADEWPSVLSGGQKQRVALARALVGHPQILALDEPLGALDALTRIEMQQLLERIWLAQKFTAVLVTHDVAEAVALADRVVVISAGRIALDLDVPVARPRRRGSAELARLEGTILDQLFG